A stretch of Miscanthus floridulus cultivar M001 chromosome 13, ASM1932011v1, whole genome shotgun sequence DNA encodes these proteins:
- the LOC136499352 gene encoding late embryogenesis abundant protein, group 3-like: MAEAQATLQRGATSVRADPKEPATQGGAAEAAPTQAGEGAPPPHDGEARGLDGAEVPFAAEATEIEVLGVSQARAMEAAAPRTARATAVVAGAPTTTEATIAEAGAPETIEATMAKPKAPRTTEATMCNTELGREASRAAEASRVEAQRLKEKAEASRVKAQRWKEKSEASQVEARRWGQKAEELEKEVTQATEASAVVQAVLETEIGEHDVLKSAARTTCEALEVEGAISDGYVLPDDDEEADEVVAKLIEVAEGPGTVLAKLFEEEVVPPPPSADAGGPEP; encoded by the exons atgGCAGAGGCGCAAGCCACCCTACAACGTGGTGCAACATCggtgagggccgacccgaaggagccggccacccaaggaggggctgccgaggcggccccgaCACAGgcaggggagggagcgcctccgccccACGATGGCGAGGCCCGTGGGTTGGATGGGGCCGAGGTTCCCTTTGCTGCCGAGGCCACCGAGATCGAGGTCCTCGGAGTTTCACAGGCCAGGGCGATGGAGGCCGCGGCGCCTAGGACCGCCAGGGCCACAGCGGTGGTGGCCGGAGCTCccacgaccaccgaggccacgatagcggaggctggagcccccgagaccatcgaggccacgatggcgaagCCCAAAGCCCCCAGGACTACTGAGGCCACGATG TGTAACACAGAGCTAGGGAgagaagcttccagggcggccgaggcttctcgggtcgaggcccagcgcctgaaggagaaggccgaggcatcTCGGGTTAAGGCCCAGCGTTGGAAGGAGAAATCTGAGGCTTCTCAGGTTGAGGCCCGACGCTGGGGgcagaaggccgagg agctagagaaggaggtTACCCAGGCAACTGAGGCCTCCGCtgtagtgcaggcggtgcttgaaaccgagatcggggagcacgatgtGCTAAAGAGCGCCGCCCGTACCACCTGTGAGGCCCTAGAAGTTGAGGGG gccatcagcgatggctatgtcctgcccgacgatgacgaggaggccgacgaggtggtcgCAAAGCTGATAGAAGTGGCAGAGGGCCCCGGCACggtgctggccaagctgttcgaagaggaggtggtccctcccccgccgtctgccgatgctggaggccctgagccttga
- the LOC136499353 gene encoding uncharacterized protein has translation MDGGSGLNILYANTLELLEIDWSWVRGDAVPFHGIVPGKRTRPLGCIDLLVCFGTPSNYRKEVLTFEVVGFKGTYHAVLGQSCYAKFMAVPNYTHLKLKMPGPNGVITIESTYEHAYDCDVECIEYAEALMEAETLIIDLDRLGRHLPKPKR, from the coding sequence atggacggaggtagcggcctcaacatcctctacgccaacaccctagaactCTTGGAGATTGACTGGTCATGGGTCAGAGGTGACGccgtgcctttccacggcatcgtgccggggaagcgcacgcgacccctcgggtgcATTGACCTTCTCGtttgctttggcaccccctccaactaccgcaaggaggtccttaccttcgaggtggttgggttcaaaggaACCTACCATGCCGTCCTAGGGCAgtcgtgctatgccaagttcatggcggtccccaactacacccacctcaagctcaagatgccgggtcccaacggcgtcatcacgattgagtcgacgtacgaacatgcatacgactgcgatgttGAGTGCATTGAGTAtgccgaggctctcatggaggccgagaccctcatcatcgACCTTGACCGACTCGGTAGACACCTGCCCAAGCCCAAGCGTTGA